In Colletotrichum higginsianum IMI 349063 chromosome 1, whole genome shotgun sequence, one genomic interval encodes:
- a CDS encoding 6-phosphogluconate dehydrogenase, decarboxylating has translation MSGPVADMGLIGLAVMGQNIILNAADHGFTIAAFNRTVSKVDKFLANEAKGKSIVGAHSIEEFVSKLKSPRRVMLLVQAGKAVDDYIETLIPLLEKGDIIIDGGNSHFPDSNRRTQYCSSKGIRFVGSGVSGGEEGARYGPSLMPGGNEEAWPYLKDLFQSISAKSDNEPCCDWVGDEGAGHYVKMVHNGIEYGDMQLITEAYDILKRGLGLSSKEIGDVFAKWNKGVLDSFLIEITRDIMYFNDDDGTALVEKILDKAGQKGTGKWTAVNALDLGMPVTLIAEAVLARCLSAIKEERTKASTLLSYVGRNSKFEGNKEQFIDDLEQALYASKIVSYAQGFMLMQEAAKEYGWKLNKPSIALMWRGGCIIRSVFLKDITNAYRNNPDLENLLFDDFFNKAIHTAQPGWRDVVSKAALLGIPTPAFSTALSWFDGYRTKDLPANLLQAQRDYFGAHTFRVKEEQANEKYPAGQDIHVNWTGRGGNVSASNYNA, from the exons ATGTCTGGACCTGT CGCTGATATGGGCCTCATCGGCCTGGCCGTTATGGGTCAGAA CATTATCCTGAACGCTGCCGAC CACGGTTTCACCATCGCTGCATTCAACCGTACCGTCTCCAAGGTCGACAAGttcctcgccaacgaggccaagggcaagtcCATTGTGGGCGCTCACTCCATCGAGGAGTTCGTCTCCAAGCTCAAGAGCCCCCGCCGTGTCATGCTTCTTGTCCAGGccggcaaggccgtcgatgacTACATTGAGACCCTCATCCCTCTCCTTGAGAAGggcgacatcatcatcgatGGTGGTAACTCTCACTTCCCCGACTCCAACCGCCGCACCCAGTACTGCTCTTCCAAGGGAATCCGCTTTGTCGGTTCCGGTGTGTCCGGTGGTGAGGAGGGTGCCCGCTACGGCCCTTCCTTGATGCCCGGTGGTAACGAGGAGGCCTGGCCTTACCTCAAGGACCTCTTCCAGTCTATCAGCGCCAAGAGCGACAACGAGCCCTGCTGCGACTGGGTTGGTGACGAGGGTGCTGGCCACTACGTCAAGATGGTTCACAACGGTATTGAGTACGGTGACATGCAGCTCATCACTGAG GCCTATGACATCCTGAAGCGTGGTCTTGGTCTCTCCAGCAAGGAGATTGGTGATGTCTTCGCCAAGTGGAACAAGGGTGTCTTGGACTCTTTCCTCATTGAGATCACCCGTGACATCATGTActtcaacgacgacgatggcacCGCTCTCGTCGAGAAgatcctcgacaaggccggccagAAGGGTACCGGCAAGTGGACTGCCGTCAACGCTCTTGACCTCGGCATGCCCGTCACCCTTATCGCTGAGGCTGTTCTTGCCCGCTGCTTGTccgccatcaaggaggagcGCACCAAGGCTTCTACCCTTCTTTCGTACGTGGGCCGCAACAGCAAGTTTGAGGGCAACAAGGAGCAGTTCATCGACGATCTCGAGCAGGCTCTGTACGCCTCCAAGATCGTCTCTTACGCCCAGGGCTTCATGCTGATGCAGGAG GCCGCCAAGGAGTACGGCTGGAAGCTCAACAAGCCCTCTATCGCCCTCATGTGGCGCGGTGGCTGCATCATTCGTTCCGTCTTCCTCAAGGACATCACCAACGCCTACCGCAACAACCCCGACCTTGAGAACCTTCTCTTCGACGACTTCTTCAACAAGGCTATCCACACTGCCCAGCCCGGCTGGAGAGACGTTGTCTCCAAGGCCGCGCTTCTCGGAATCCCAACCCCGGCCTTCTCCACCGCTCTGTCCTGGTTCGACGGTTACCGCACTAAGGACCTCCCTGCCAACCTTCTCCAGGCCCAGCGTGACTACTTTGGCGCACACACCTTCCGtgtcaaggaggagcaggctAACGAGAAGTACCCTGCGGGTCAGGACATCCACGTTAACTGGACTGGCCGCGGAGGTAACGTCTCTGCTTCTAACTACAACGCATAA
- a CDS encoding RNP domain-containing protein, translating to MAYPPPPGISSGPSTGNPSSHPSLPARPPPPKTSGGFKSAFKPAFGAPASAAPTYSSAPSYANAPAANYGAPYQSYPQHSSPSVGGAGPYQAPPSSYNQYPQAAAGYGQATGYNAPPSVYGAGPQIRNPFPVPGSAADYDPDMAMQIAQWQSAYSSRDPTGRDTTAAVGSGGRGTPATGNSAANLSAVPNPAAAAAAAAAANQPPERKKTVVREGGGKKWTDDSLAEWDPSHLRLFVGNLAGEVTDESLLKAFSRWKSVQKARVIRDKRTAKSKGYGFVSFSDADDFFQAAKEMNGKYIQSHPVTVRKANTEIKITNVKDKDHNNRKNKNKKYSGNGSGAGGGNKHASDGTGYEPHLGPVHSHGVTKPGQKTKNGLKLLG from the coding sequence ATGGCCTACCCGCCCCCTCCAGGTATCTCGAGCGGGCCCTCCACCGGCAACCCGTCCTCGCACCCTTCCTTACCCGCGCGTCCGCCCCCGCCCAAGACCTCCGGAGGCTTCAAGTCCGCCTTTAAGCCCGCCTTCGGCGcgcccgcctcggcggcaccCACTTACTCGAGCGCACCGAGCTACGCCAAcgcgcccgccgccaacTATGGCGCCCCCTACCAGTCCTACCCGCAACACTCTTCGCCCTCGGtaggcggcgccggcccctACCAGGCACCGCCCTCCTCCTATAATCAATACCCACAAGCTGCCGCCGGCTACGGCCAGGCCACCGGCTACAATGCGCCGCCCTCGGTCTACGGCGCCGGGCCGCAGATCCGGAACCCGTTCCCCGTCCCCGGCAGCGCTGCGGACTACGATCCGGACATGGCGATGCAAATAGCCCAATGGCAGAGCGCGTACAGTTCACGGGATCCGACGGGCAGAgacaccaccgccgccgtcggctctGGCGGCCGCGGTACCCCGGCGACGGGCAACTCCGCAGCAAACCTCTCAGCCGTTCCCAATCCCGCGGCTgccgcagcggcagcggcagcggcgaaTCAGCCACCGGAACGCAAGAAGACTGTCGTccgagagggcggcggcaaaaAATGGACGGATGACAGCCTTGCCGAGTGGGATCCGAGCCACTTGCGCCTCTTCGTTGGCAACCTTGCGGGCGAGGTGACGGATGAGTCTCTGCTCAAGGCCTTctcgcggtggaaatccgTGCAGAAGGCGCGCGTCATCCGCGACAAGCGCACCGCCAAATCAAAGGGCTACGGCTTCGTCTCCTTTAGCGACGCTGACGACTTCTTTCAAGCCGCCAAGGAGATGAATGGCAAGTACATCCAGAGCCACCCGGTCACTGTTCGCAAGGCCAACACGGAGATCAAGATCACCAAcgtcaaggacaaggaccACAACAACCGCAAGAACAAAAACAAGAAATACTCCGGCAATGGCAgcggtgctggtggtgggaACAAGCATGCCAGCGACGGGACCGGATACGAGCCCCATCTCGGCCCCGTGCATAGTCACGGCGTCACCAAGCCCGGGCAGAAGACCAAGAACGGCCTCAAGCTGCTTGGATGA
- a CDS encoding Triose-phosphate transporter produces the protein MPRSSSPSDSTSSSLVHVLPPDPSLSASASASAVPSAISSSPDPIEHDDTLSSSSQDHATATTNRRLLSPSPLLLPPPTAPSPAGHATTSTQSSNPDDTRPQDVGVSTADLAHASLRLGSSSTFINSINKETPSREPDNVDQEFEMEPLKEAGHRRRRSSLMQNASSSNHQRVPSRTQGNLLEEPKISEENLGATPSASKDGEADSFSDEDLHDDEETGLTKKDKNRKKKKRRNNTRLDQRIVRGEISAEEKKEADQNVFRRSVVNVALILLWYLFSLSISLYNKWMFDEDRLNFAFPLFTTACHMLVQFFLASLVLFLVPSLRPSNGHRHSDLGRSRHESEPDRPLMTKMFYLTRIGPCGAATGLDIGLGNTSLKFITLTFYTMCKSSSLAFVLIFAFLFRLEKPTWRLVAIIATMTLGVVLMVSGEVEFKVSGFILVISAAFFSGFRWGLTQILLLRNPATSNPFSSIFFLAPVMFLTLIVIAIPVEGFPALIEGLKVLVAEWGVITTPLFLLFPGCIAFLMTASEFALLQRTSVVTLSIAGIFKEVVTISAAAIVFNDRLTPINFVGLVTTMGAIVAYNFIKITQMREDAQREVHRGHMEVASGTSTSGSDNDDGGEETGLLRNSTDYEDNLITADGDILPNPQHTAQESRTAQAHRDN, from the exons ATGCCCCGATCCTCCTCCCCATCCGACTCGACATCATCCTCACTTGTGCATGTGCTGCCTCCCGACCCCAGTCTATCTGcttctgcctctgcctcaGCTGTTCCCAGTGCCATATCATCCTCCCCCGATCCCATTGAACACGACGAcaccctctcctcctcctcccaagACCACGCTACTGCTACTACCAACCGACGCCTCCTGAGCCCGTCACCTCTGCTCCTCCCTCCACCTACCGCCCCGTCTCCTGCTGGGCACGCGACCACGTCGACTCAGTCCTCGAACCCGGATGACACCCGGCCACAAGACGTTGGTGTCTCTACCGCCGATCTCGCCCACGCATCTTTGCGCCTgggctcctcctccaccttcATAAACAGCATCAACAAAGAAACTCCTTCCCGCGAGCCCGACAACGTCGACCAAGAATTTGAGATGGAGCCCTTGAAAGAGGctggccaccgccgacgccgcagTTCCCTAATGCAAAACGCCAGCTCAAGCAACCACCAGAGGGTCCCGTCCAGGACTCAGGGAAATCTGCTCGAAGAACCAAAGATATCGGAAGAGAACCTCggggcgacgccgtcggcctccaAAGACGGGGAAGCTGACAGCTTTTCCGACGAGGATctccacgacgacgaggagacgggtctgacgaagaaggacaagaacaggaagaagaagaagaggaggaacaATACCCGCTTGGACCAGAGAATCGTTCGCGGAGagatctcggccgaggagaagaaggaagcgGACCAAAACGTCTTCAGGAGATCGGTGGTGAACGTCGCTTTGATCTTGCTATGGTATTTGTTTTCACTCAGCATCTCGTTG TACAACAAATGGATGTTTGACGAAGACCGCCTCAACTTTGCCTTCCCTCTGTTTACGACCGCTTGCCACATGCTGGTGCAGTTCTTCCTCGCATCCTTAGTATTGTTTCTAGTTCCGTCGCTACGCCCGTCGAATGGCCACCGCCACTCAGATCTGGGCCGCTCAAGGCACGAGTCCGAGCCGGACCGGCCGTTGATGACCAAAATGTTCTATCTGACGCGCATTGGACCCTGCGGTGCTGCGACGGGTCTCGATATTGGACTTGGAAACACTTCACTCAAGTTCATCACCCTCACATTCTACA CTATGTGCAAATCATCCTCTCTAGCGTTTGTTTTGATCTTTGCCTTTTTGTTCAGACTCGAAAAGCCCACGTGGCGGCTTGTGGCCATCATTGCGACAATGACTCTCGGTGTTGTCCTCATGGTGTCGGGAGAAGTTGAGTTTAAAGTCAGCGGTTTCATCCTTGTTatctccgccgccttcttctccggaTTCCGCTGGGGCTTGACTCAAATCCTCCTGCTCCGCAACCCGGCGACCTCGAACCCGTTCTCGAGCATTTTTTTCCTCGCGCCAGTCATGTTCTTGACGTTGATTGTCATCGCCATTCCTGTGGAGGGCTTTCCCGCCCTCATCGAAGGGCTGAAGGTCCTCGTGGCCGAGTGGGGTGTTATCACGACCCCTTTGTTCCTCCTGTTCCCCGGCTGCATCGCCTTTCTCATGACCGCCTCGGAGTTCGCTCTGCTGCAGCGTACCTCGGTCGTCACCCTCTCTATTGCCGGGATCTTCAAGGAGGTTGTCACCATCTCCGCTGCCGCTATCGTCTTCAACGACCGTCTGACGCCCATCAATTTTGTCGGTCTCGTCACTACCAtgggcgccatcgtcgcgtACAACTTCATCAAGATCACCCAGATGCGTGAGGACGCTCAGAGAGAAGTTCACCGTGGTCACATGGAAGTTGCCTCCGGTACGTCCACGAGTGGcagcgacaacgacgacggcggcgaggagacTGGTCTTCTGCGGAACAGCACTGACTACGAAGACAATCTCATCACTGCGGACGGTGATATCTTGCCCAACCCACAACACACAGCGCAAGAGTCGCGGACCGCTCAGGCTCACCGTGACAATTAG
- a CDS encoding Glycosyl hydrolase family 15 translates to MAQQCSTRHAAGSHSGYLPIEDYGMIGNMHTCALVGMNGSVDFMCWPDFDSPTVFCRLLDKDKGGFFSICPPSSKPCTTKQQYLPSSNILQTRYIHDDGVVDLVDFFPRPKTATVLSKNARQSSFRETIKIQEELKKWLVRRVECIRGRLEMDIEIFPAFQYAAETHVTTIIEATHTTGSPSKAVTFHSEHYKMQLDVTVDAESDSAPTITFKKEKRDGLLGEGVVAHIEIEEGQAVSFVLRNDIPNHVTENITTAVLDGQQHDTQSFWYNWISKSKYKGRWREVVNRSLMLLKMMTYEPTGAIIAAPTFSIPEDIGGVRNWDYRFSWIRDSSFTIYILLRLGFSAEADAYMDFISERFIKSRGPSGELPIMFTIRGETDIPEIELDHLEGYRGSKPVRVGNGAAFHQQFDIYGELMDGIYLYNKYGKPISWDQWCSVREMLDFVLTLTDKPDMSIWEVRNHKQNFTYSKIMLWVAFDRGLRLADKRNFPCPNRSKWLTARDNLMEEIMDKGTCSPSPPGPLDTESWDASPAAPKRLNRELTAYENSTMLDSSILIAPLVFFIAPNDPRFLNTMDRILLPPEKGGLTSTGLVYRYDTELSEDGVGGREGAFSMCTFWLVEALTRASAYEPKYLVRAVNLFENMLSFSNHLLMFSEEIARSGEQLGNTPQAFSHLALISAAFNLDRVTEVRQ, encoded by the exons ATGGCTCAGCAATGTTCGACAAGACATGCTGCCGGCAGCCACTCCGGGTACCTGCCCATCGAGGACTATGGCATGATTGGCAATATGCACACCTGTGCTCTCGTTGGAATGAACGGATCTGTTGATTTTATGTGCTG GCCCGACTTTGACTCGCCGACTGTCTTTTGCCGGCTCCTTGACAAGGACAAGGGGGGCTTCTTCAGCATCTGCCCTCCTTCATCCAAGCCGTGTACTACCAA GCAACAATACCTCCCATCATCCAACATTCTGCAAACCAGATACATCCATGATGACGGCGTGGTTGATCTCGTAGACTTCTTTCCTCGGCCCAAAACCGCCACCGTCTTGTCAAAGAACGCCCGCCAGAGCTCCTTCCGCGAAACTATCAAGATTcaggaggagctcaagaAATGGCTTGTCCGGCGGGTCGAATGTATCCGCGGTCGTCTAGAGATGG ATATTGAGATCTTTCCCGCTTTCCAATATGCCGCCGAGACTCATgtcaccaccatcatcgaggCAACGCACACCACAGGGAGCCCGAGCAAGGCGGTTACCTTCCACAGCGAGCATTACAAGATGCAGCTGGATGTCACCGTTGATGCAGAGTCCGACTCGGCCCCTACCATTACCTTCAAAAAGGAGAAACGCGATGGCTTGTTGGGTGAAGGTGTGGTTGCCCACATCGAGATCGAGGAAGGCCAAGCTGTGTCGTTTGTTCTGCGCAACGACATTCCCAATCATGTCACCGAGAACATCACGACGGCTGTACTCGATGGCCAGCAGCACGACACGCAGTCGTTCTGGTACAACTGGATCTCCAAGAGCAAGTACAAAGGCCGATGGCGCGAGGTTGTCAACCGAAGTCTGATGTtgttgaagatgatgacCTACGAGCCAACCGGTGCCATCATTGCCGCACCTACCTTTTCCATCCCGGAAGACATCGGTGGCGTACG AAATTGGGATTACCGCTTTTCCTGGATTCGTGATTCAAGCTTCACAATCTACATACTCCTACGCCTTGGCTTTTctgccgaggccgacgcctACATGGACTTCATCAGCGAGCGCTTCATCAAGTCCCGCGGCCCCAGCGGCGAGCTGCCCATCATGTTCACCATCCGCGGCGAGACGGACATCCCCGAGATTGAACTCGACCATCTCGAGGGTTATAGGGGCAGTAAGCCCGTGAGGGTCGGTAACGGCGCCGCGTTCCATCAACAATTTGACATTTACGGCGAGCTCATGGACGGCATTTACCTGTACAACAAGTACGGCAAGCCGATCAGCTGGGACCAGTGGTGTTCTGTGAGAGAGATGCTTG ACTTCGTCCTCACTCTTACGGACA AGCCCGACATGTCCATATGGGAGGTCCGCAACCACAAGCAAAACTTCACCTACTCCAAGATTATGCTCTGGGTTGCCTTCGACCGCGGTCTCCGCCTCGCAGACAAACGAAACTTCCCCTGCCCCAACCGCAGCAAGTGGCTTACGGCCCGCGACAATCTCATGGAGGAGATTATGGATAAGGGTACGTGCTCTCCCTCGCCCCCTGGACCTCTGGACACTGAGAGCTGGGATGCTTCACCTGCAGCTCCCAAGCGCCTGAACCGCGAGCTGACTGC TTACGAGAACAGCACCATGCTCGACTCCTCCATTCTGATCGCGCCGTTGgtcttcttcatcgcccCCAACGATCCCCGCTTTCTCAACACTATGGACCGCATCCTCCTGCCCCCCGAAAAGGGCGGTCTCACCAGCACCGGCCTGGTCTACCGCTACGACACTGAGCTCTCGGAAGACG GCGTCGGTGGAAGAGAGGGCGCCTTCAGCATGTGCACATTctggctcgtcgaggccttGACGCGCGCATCCGCCTACGAGCCAAAGTAcctcgtccgcgccgtcaACCTCTTCGAGAACATGCTCAGCTTCTCCAACCACCTGCTCATGTTCTCCGAGGAGATCGCCCGCAgcggcgagcagctcggcaaCACGCCCCAAGCATTCAGccacctcgccctcatcaGCGCCGCCTTCAACCTCGACCGCGTCACAGAGGTTCGGCAATGA
- a CDS encoding Prolyl oligopeptidase, which yields MMTIQASKFTPEVLLSAPRRSPGIPNPAGTKVLYTVSAYSFDSHRKTSQTRVLDVESGHSALLYEEASYGDATWISDREILLLRTGDKGTTSLLLGDITKPSVVTEIRHFEGSLSSLKVKRLSDDEVAIAVCVLTTPEGSMYNPAAEKKQHTTGKIYSSLFVRHWDTWISENQNSIWYGLLRKDDKTYKLEHPGLVNALEGSKLQSPVPPFGGAGDFDIGKNGIVFVARDPEISPAIYTKTDLYFVPLKAFTETKPPVPQLVKTSKLRGYSAAPVFSRDGEKVVFTRMKSDQYETDKPRLMLVPNVFDLASVQEFYQTDDGAGGWDARPEWITWSKDDSELYVSAEEHGRAKLWKLPSSPHEAIDLPAAVYEEGSVIEAKLLGDDGDKLFLSTSSRVENSAYWVLDPASKKTDLVSSSSKHGKSFGLSSSQCDEFWFKGAEGYDVHALVVKPSDFDENKKYPLAFLIHGGPQAAWMDSWSTRWNPAIFAEQGYIAVMPNPTGSTGYGQQHTDNIQNEWGGRPYVDLVKCFDHIEKNIPYIDSGNAVALGASYGGYMINWIQGHELGRKFKALVCHDGVFSTLNQWSTEELFFPLHDFGGPLWENREGYEKWDPAHHLDQWSTPQLVIHNELDYRLPISEGLAMFNVLQARGVPSKLLMFPDENHIKRNTDTYIRTMTPPPLLYHALLRPVVLQILRTTGYHASRPVVLDALTELAARYMYALCQATARHAADNNPEGEAPGIVDVRMALQELGAVPPDDVLADGRGAILGEIMDSIERGVRSGEAATMGDEPDGEEDLAMTTALAEVARERERVEDTRGVEEFTKWFSGPRNKSIREAAVGDGELEMGDYLNGSFIPLPTTLLAGPYLTEALVLKKKHSKTGEDSKYHGTIIGKGNDVGEVQVEGGDLPSIHTWRTKMQGPLSGSAPSATSPRIKEESRPPSSGLSSVGDRLGDDRDGMDLS from the exons AGACATTACCAAACCATCAGT AGTGACCGAAATTCGCCATTTCGAAGGTAGCCTGTCAAGCCTCAAAGTAAAACGACTGTCGGACGATGAagtcgccatcgccgtgtGTGTCTTGACAACCCCCGAGGGCTCCATGTATAatcccgccgccgagaagaagcaacACACAACCGGGAAGATCTACTCGAGCTTATTTGTCAGACACTGGGACACCTGGATTTCCGAAAACCAGAACTCCATCTGGTATGGTCTTCTCCGGAAGGATGACAAGACGTACAAACTGGAGCATCCGGGCTTGGTCAACGCTCTCGAGGGATCGAAGCTGCAGTCCCCGGTCCCCCCATTTGGCGGCGCAGGTGACTTTGACATCGGCAAGAATGGCATTGTGTTTGTTGCACGGGACCCCGAGATCTCCCCCGCAATATACACGAAAACGGACCTATACTTCGTTCCTTTGAAGGCTTTCACGGAGACAAAGCCGCCAGTGCCGCAGCTTGTTAAGACAAGCAAGTTGCGCGGATACTCGGCAGCGCCCGTTTTCTCCAGGGATGGGGAGAAGGTTGTTTTCACCCGGATGAAGAGTGATCAGTACGAGACGGACAAGCCAAGGCTGATGCTGGTCCCAAACGTTTTCGATCTTGCAAGCGTGCAAGAGTTCTACCAGACGGACGACGGTGCTGGCGGGTGGGACGCACGACCCGAGTGGATTACTTGGAGCAAGGACGATTCGGAGCTCTACGTCTCTGCAGAAGAGCACGGTCGAGCAAAGCTTTGGAAGCTCCCCTCATCACCGCACGAGGCGATAGACTTGCCAGCAGCGGTCTATGAGGAGGGGTCTGTCATTGAAGCAAAACTCCTAGGGGACGATGGAGATAAGCTTTTCCTCAGCACATCATCCCGAGTTGAAAACTCGGCTTACTGGGTTCTAGACCCGGCCAGCAAGAAGACGGATCTTGTCTCGTCGAGTTCGAAGCATGGCAAGTCTTTCGGTCTTTCCAGTTCCCAGTGCGACGAGTTCTGGTTCAAGGGAGCAGAGGGATACGACGTACATGCCCTGGTGGTGAAACCCTCGGACTTTGACGAGAACAAGAAGTACCCTCTTGCTTTCCTTATCCACGGAGGACCGCAGGCCGCGTGGATGGACAGCTGGAGCACCCGATGGAACCCGGCCATCTTCGCGGAGCAGGGCTACATTGCAGTCATGCCTAACCCGACGGGAAGCACTGGCTACGGACAGCAGCATACCGACAACATACAGAACGAGTGGGGTGGCCGCCCGTACGTCGACCTGGTCAAGTGTTTTGACCACATTGAGAAGAACATCCCCTACATTGACTCAGGCAACGCTGTCGCTCTGGGCGCTTCCTATGGAGGCTACATGATCA ACTGGATCCAAGGTCACGAGCTTGGAAGGAAGTTCAAGGCATTGGTGTGCCATGATGGCGTGTTTTCGACGCTCAACCAGTGGTCCACTGAGGagctcttcttccctctGCATGACTTCGGCGGCCCTCTCTGGGAGAACCGCGAGGGCTACGAGAAATGGGATCCTGCCCACCATCTTGATCAGTGGTCGACACCTCAGTTGGTCATTCACAACGAGCTGGACTACAGGTTGCCCATCTCGGAAGGTCTGGCCATGTTCAATGTTCTGCAAGCCCGTGGGGTGCCCAGCAAACTGTTGATGTTCCCCGATGAAAACCAT ATAAAAAG aaaCACCGATACATATATACGCACAATGACGCCCCCGCCGCTCCTATACCatgccctcctccgccccgTAGTCCTCCAGATTCTGCGCACGACGGGCTACCACGCTTCACGCCCCGTTGTCCTCGACGCCTTGACGGAGCTCGCGGCGCGCTACATGTACGCGCTGTGccaggcgacggcgcgccacgccgccgacaacaACCCAGAAGGCGAGGCCCCCGGCATAGTCGATGTGCGCATGGCGCTGCAGGAGCTCGGTGCGGTGCCTCCGGACGAcgtgctcgccgacggcaggGGCGCGATCCTGGGCGAGATCATGGACTCGATCGAACGAGGCGTCAGGAGTGGAGAAGCAGCGACAATGGGAGACGAACctgacggcgaggaggatctcgcgatgacgacggcgcttgccgaggtcgcgcgggagagggagagggttGAGGATACCAGGGGCGTGGAGGAGTTCACCAAGTGGTTCTCTGGACCACGGAACAAATCCATccgggaggcggcggtcggcgacggagagCTGGAGATGGGCGATTACTTGAACGGTTCGTTTATCCCACTCCCGACAACCCTCCTTGCTGGACCCTATTTGACTGAGGCACTCG TTCTGAAGAAGAAACACAGCAAGACCGGCGAAGACTCCAAATACCACGGCACGATCATCGGGAAAGGcaacgacgtcggcgaggtccaggtcgagggcggcgacctgcCAAGCATCCACACCTGGCGAACCAAGATGCAGGGGCCCCTATCGGGCAGTGCGCCATCGGCGACATCGCCGCGCATCAAGGAAGAGTCAAGGCCACCGAGCTCCGGGCTGAGCTCCGTCGGCGACAGGCTGGGCGACGACCGGGACGGCATGGACTTGTCGTAG